Proteins encoded in a region of the Nitrospiria bacterium genome:
- a CDS encoding site-2 protease family protein: protein MERPLVHRIPMEEPVSPPMPDTGMFRPTDNAQVRKRFPWVNTLLFIATVFTTLLAGAIQQGAQVFQHPVELVQGIPFSFTLMAILLTHEMGHYLTSRYHGVGATLPFFIPAPSIIGTFGAFIRMTSPIPTRRALIDIGASGPIAGFIVAIVAVGIGLHYSQVVEVSTLEGMKLGTPLIFSMMSRLTIGPLPVNYDVLLHPIAFAGWIGMFVTALNLIPIGQLDGGHVVYAILGRHHRTISLIMIPTLILLGIYGWPGWLLWAILPLIFGINHPPVLDTDRPLSRSRQIVGWISLAIFVVTFTPTPFMG, encoded by the coding sequence ATGGAAAGACCGCTTGTGCATCGCATTCCCATGGAAGAACCCGTTTCACCCCCGATGCCGGATACCGGAATGTTTCGGCCGACGGACAATGCACAGGTCCGCAAACGGTTTCCCTGGGTCAACACGCTGCTTTTCATCGCGACGGTCTTCACGACGCTCTTGGCCGGCGCGATTCAACAGGGCGCGCAGGTTTTCCAACATCCGGTCGAATTGGTCCAAGGGATCCCGTTTTCCTTCACTCTGATGGCCATCCTCCTGACCCATGAAATGGGCCATTATCTCACCTCTCGCTATCACGGGGTGGGTGCCACATTACCTTTCTTCATCCCGGCCCCGTCAATTATCGGGACTTTCGGCGCCTTCATTCGAATGACCTCGCCTATCCCGACCAGGCGGGCGCTGATCGATATCGGCGCCTCCGGACCGATCGCCGGATTCATTGTGGCGATCGTTGCCGTGGGAATCGGACTGCACTATTCTCAAGTGGTCGAGGTTTCAACGCTCGAAGGGATGAAACTCGGCACACCGCTGATTTTTTCCATGATGTCCCGTCTGACCATCGGTCCTCTTCCGGTTAATTATGACGTGCTGCTGCACCCGATTGCGTTCGCCGGCTGGATCGGAATGTTCGTCACGGCCCTCAATCTGATCCCGATCGGCCAACTGGACGGCGGGCATGTGGTGTATGCCATTCTCGGCCGGCATCATCGGACGATTTCACTAATCATGATTCCCACGCTGATCCTGTTGGGCATTTACGGCTGGCCGGGCTGGCTTCTCTGGGCCATCCTCCCCCTCATCTTCGGAATCAATCACCCGCCGGTGTTGGATACCGACCGTCCTCTAAGCCGGAGCCGGCAGATCGTCGGGTGGATCTCGCTTGCGATCTTCGTCGTAACCTTCACACCAACCCCATTTATGGGATAG
- a CDS encoding sulfurtransferase TusA family protein has translation MSDTIKVDQTLDCKGLLCPLPVIRTKQAIDKMMIGQVLEMISTDPGSVADMAAWSKRTGHELLEHRRENGLFQFFIRKTK, from the coding sequence ATGTCCGATACGATTAAAGTGGATCAAACCTTGGATTGTAAAGGACTTCTCTGCCCCCTTCCTGTGATCCGGACGAAACAGGCCATCGACAAGATGATGATCGGACAGGTTCTGGAAATGATTTCGACCGACCCGGGTTCGGTGGCCGACATGGCGGCCTGGTCGAAACGGACCGGACATGAGTTGCTGGAGCACCGGCGGGAAAACGGCTTGTTTCAATTTTTTATCCGAAAAACAAAGTAA
- a CDS encoding MFS transporter yields the protein MKSNHFERRGWYFYDWANSAFSTTVVTVFLGPYLTTLTKSAAGPDGFLDLFGIRLNAGSFFPYVVSLSVLLQVILLPIVGAIADYSHRKKQMLAVFAYLGSLATTGMYFLYGSRYLLGGALFIFANVSFGASVIIYNAFLPEIAGPDERDAVSSMGWAIGYLGGGLLLMMNLVLFSQAGSFGLTTGQAVRISLASAGVWWGIFTIIPLVALKSRQAIKRLPPKESYLMVGFKQLRRTLGKVRAYPQTLLFLAAYLLYNDGIQTVITLSSEFGQEELKLPISTLTTVILMVQFVAFAGAILFNYIAKSIGSKRAIVASLVIWTGSLIYAYGFLRTALHFYALAAVIGVVLGGSQALSRSVYSLMIPKGQEAEYFSLYEVSERGTSWLGPLLFGLSLQLTGSYRIAILSLVVFFILGMVLLLRVDVRKATIEAGNQPPAGI from the coding sequence TTGAAGAGCAACCATTTCGAGCGGAGAGGATGGTACTTTTACGATTGGGCCAACTCGGCCTTCTCCACGACGGTTGTGACGGTTTTTTTGGGTCCGTATCTTACCACGCTGACGAAGTCGGCGGCCGGTCCCGACGGGTTCCTTGACCTTTTCGGTATCCGGTTGAATGCCGGTTCGTTCTTTCCCTATGTGGTTTCTTTATCCGTGTTGCTTCAGGTTATCTTGTTGCCGATCGTGGGAGCGATTGCGGATTACTCGCATCGCAAAAAGCAGATGCTGGCGGTCTTTGCCTATCTCGGTTCGTTGGCTACGACGGGGATGTATTTTCTTTACGGCTCCCGTTATTTATTGGGCGGGGCACTCTTCATCTTCGCCAATGTCAGCTTCGGCGCATCGGTCATCATTTACAACGCATTTCTGCCGGAGATCGCCGGCCCCGATGAGCGGGACGCCGTTTCCTCCATGGGTTGGGCGATCGGCTATCTGGGCGGCGGTCTGCTGCTGATGATGAACCTGGTTCTTTTTTCGCAAGCCGGTTCATTCGGATTGACGACCGGACAAGCCGTGCGAATCAGTCTGGCCTCGGCCGGCGTGTGGTGGGGTATTTTTACGATCATCCCTTTGGTGGCACTGAAAAGTCGCCAGGCGATCAAGCGACTGCCGCCGAAGGAAAGCTATCTGATGGTCGGTTTCAAGCAACTTCGTCGTACGCTCGGCAAAGTGCGTGCCTATCCCCAGACGCTTCTCTTTCTGGCAGCCTATCTGCTTTACAACGACGGGATCCAAACGGTGATCACGCTATCTTCGGAATTCGGACAGGAAGAATTGAAACTACCGATCTCAACGTTGACGACCGTTATTTTAATGGTGCAGTTCGTCGCCTTTGCCGGGGCCATCCTCTTCAATTACATCGCCAAAAGCATCGGCAGCAAACGGGCCATTGTGGCCAGCCTTGTTATCTGGACGGGGAGTCTGATCTACGCCTACGGATTTCTACGAACCGCCCTCCATTTTTACGCTCTGGCCGCCGTCATCGGCGTGGTGTTGGGAGGAAGTCAGGCTTTGAGCCGTTCAGTCTATTCGCTCATGATCCCAAAGGGCCAAGAGGCGGAATATTTCAGCCTTTATGAGGTGAGCGAGCGTGGAACAAGTTGGCTGGGCCCGCTTCTTTTTGGCCTCTCGCTCCAGTTGACCGGCAGCTATCGCATCGCCATTCTTTCCCTGGTGGTTTTTTTTATATTGGGTATGGTTTTGCTGCTGCGCGTGGATGTTCGGAAAGCGACGATCGAGGCGGGAAATCAACCTCCAGCGGGGATCTAA
- a CDS encoding DsrE/DsrF/DrsH-like family protein, giving the protein MATTLDKSLNDLIEAKVREIVDQRVGTLVEEKLKKEKESRRKRLAIAVVSKGTIETAYAALILATTAAALDMEVGVYFSFFGLNILKKGNQDSLKVVPLGNPAMPVAMPNIVSVLPGMTALATLMMKREIKKKKIATIPDLMQIALETGVKLWPCQMAMDMFNLKKEDLIDGLPDPVGAATFLEYAGEADITLFI; this is encoded by the coding sequence ATGGCAACCACACTGGATAAGAGTTTGAATGACCTGATCGAAGCGAAGGTCAGGGAGATCGTTGATCAACGGGTCGGGACGCTGGTGGAGGAAAAACTTAAAAAGGAGAAGGAAAGTCGACGGAAGCGGCTGGCGATCGCGGTGGTTTCAAAGGGAACGATCGAAACGGCCTACGCCGCGCTGATCCTGGCCACGACGGCGGCGGCACTGGATATGGAGGTCGGCGTTTATTTTTCATTTTTTGGTCTGAACATCCTTAAAAAAGGGAATCAGGATTCGTTGAAAGTCGTCCCCTTGGGAAATCCGGCTATGCCGGTCGCGATGCCCAATATCGTGAGCGTTCTGCCCGGGATGACGGCCTTGGCAACGCTTATGATGAAGCGGGAGATCAAAAAGAAGAAGATCGCCACGATTCCCGATCTCATGCAGATCGCGCTCGAAACGGGAGTCAAGCTGTGGCCCTGCCAGATGGCAATGGACATGTTTAATTTAAAGAAAGAAGACCTGATCGACGGTCTGCCGGATCCTGTGGGCGCCGCGACCTTTTTGGAATATGCGGGCGAGGCCGATATCACTCTATTCATCTAA
- a CDS encoding HD domain-containing phosphohydrolase produces MHQKTEKILIVDDEPNIRTILSRHLSKIGYSCTVAENSQSAIGVLETDPHALVITDIRMPGRDGVWLLEALKAKWPDTAVLMITALDDSQIAINCLKLGAYDYLIKPLHLEEVTLATQSALEKRRLVIENKHYQEELEARVVERTSRLQETLAELELNYDHTLEALVAALDAREHETGNHSKRVAQYTLLLSEPFDISKSDRLDIYRGAFLHDIGKIGVSDNILLKPGKLTAEEWTEMQRHPSIGYNILKQIGFLEGATRTVVSHHERFDGKGYPKGLRGDEIPLGARIFSVADAFDTMTTDRPYRKALTYPASRDEILHCSGSQFDPKVVEVFLKISQRDWLDCQRAGRDPHSKK; encoded by the coding sequence ATGCATCAAAAAACAGAAAAGATCCTAATTGTAGACGACGAACCCAACATCCGGACGATCCTGTCCCGCCATCTCTCCAAGATCGGATACTCCTGCACCGTCGCAGAAAATTCGCAGTCCGCCATAGGCGTGTTGGAGACCGACCCCCACGCCCTGGTCATCACGGATATCCGAATGCCCGGACGGGACGGTGTTTGGCTTCTGGAGGCCTTGAAGGCCAAGTGGCCGGACACGGCCGTCCTGATGATCACGGCGCTGGATGACTCCCAGATCGCGATCAATTGCCTCAAGCTTGGAGCATACGACTACCTCATCAAACCCCTTCATCTGGAAGAGGTAACGCTGGCGACCCAAAGCGCTTTGGAAAAAAGACGGTTGGTCATCGAAAACAAGCACTACCAGGAGGAACTTGAAGCCAGAGTCGTTGAGCGAACGTCCAGGCTTCAGGAGACGCTCGCGGAGCTTGAGCTCAATTATGACCATACCCTGGAGGCGTTGGTCGCCGCGTTGGATGCGCGTGAACACGAAACCGGCAATCACTCCAAAAGAGTCGCGCAATACACCCTTTTGTTATCGGAGCCCTTCGACATTTCGAAGTCGGACCGTCTGGACATCTATCGGGGGGCCTTTCTGCACGACATCGGCAAGATCGGGGTTTCCGATAATATTCTCCTGAAACCCGGTAAGCTCACCGCCGAAGAATGGACCGAAATGCAGCGCCACCCTTCGATCGGATACAACATTCTCAAACAGATCGGCTTTTTAGAAGGGGCCACCCGAACGGTCGTCAGTCATCACGAACGCTTTGACGGAAAGGGGTATCCAAAAGGACTTCGCGGTGATGAGATCCCCCTGGGAGCACGCATTTTCTCTGTTGCGGACGCCTTTGATACCATGACCACCGATCGGCCTTATCGAAAAGCGCTGACGTACCCGGCATCCCGGGACGAGATCCTCCACTGTTCGGGATCGCAATTCGATCCCAAAGTGGTGGAAGTCTTTCTAAAGATCTCCCAGCGCGATTGGCTGGACTGCCAGCGAGCGGGTCGGGATCCTCACTCAAAGAAATAA